The DNA segment TGTCGCAGAAGCTGGCCTCGGCTGAAATGTCGGAGCAAATCCTGCGCGAGATTATGGACGAAGCGCATGCCGATGACCCCTCTCTTGGCGAGGCGGCGCGCGCGGATATCGTGGCCACGTTCGAGCGTGACCCTGCCTGCAACCGCTTCATGAAGCCACTGTTGTATTTCAAGGGGTTTCAAGCGGTGCAAGCCTATCGTATCTCGCATTGGCTGTGCCAGCAGGGCCGTGCGGATTTCGCCAGCCTGTTTCAGATGCGTGCATCTGAATGCTTTGGCGTCGATATTCACCCCGGCGCACAGATCGGCAAGGGCATCATGATCGACCACGCCCATTCCATCGTGATTGGCGAAACTGCCGTGGTTGGCGACAATGTCTCGATGCTGCATTCGGTAACTTTAGGCGGCACCGGCAAATCCGATGGCGACCGTCACCCCAAGATCGGCAATGGTGTGCTGATCGGGGCAGGCGCCAAGGTGCTGGGCAATATCCATGTGGGCGATTGTGCCCGTGTGGCCGCAGGATCGGTGGTGCTGGAAGATGTGCCTGCGCGCAAGACCGTTGCGGGCATCCCCGCGCGGATCGTGGGCGAGGCAGGTTGCGCGCAACCCTCCCTGACGATGGATCAGTTGTTCAACGGCGAAATCTGAGCAGGTCACGCGGCGCATTCACGATGTTGCGCGGCAAATCCTGTATTCGTGATTTGAAAAGGGGGCGCGCACGCCCCCTTTTTTAATGTCAGGCCAACATTGTGACCGGGTTTTCCAGACAGGCCACAACCTCTTTCAGGAATTCAGCCCCCAGCGCGCCATCAATCACGCGGTGATCGACCGAAAGCGTCATGGACATCACTGTGGCGACCTTCAATTCACCATCACTGCCGACCACAGGCTTTTTCAGACCCGCACCTACGGCAAGGATTGATCCATGCGGCGGGTTGATGACGGCATCGAAATTCTCGATCCCGAACATGCCCAGATTGGAAACCGCCATTGCCCCGCCGATATATTCATGCGGTGCCAGTTTCTTGTTCCGGGCGCGGCCAGCAAGGTCTTTCATCTCGGCTGACAGGGCAGAGAGGGATTTGAGATGTGCGTCTTTCAAGACGGGCGTGAACAGCCCCCCCTCGACCGCCACGGCCACGGTCACATCTGATGGCTTGAGGCGCAGCATGCGGTCCCCGGCCCAGACTGCGTTGCAATCCGGAACAGCCTGCAAGGCCATTGCGCAGGCCTTGATGATGAAGTCATTGACCGACAGCTTTACACCACGCGCCTCTAGCTGTTTGTTCAGATCGGCG comes from the Roseinatronobacter monicus genome and includes:
- the cysE gene encoding serine O-acetyltransferase translates to MSPRSEHETRRKPNISRLDPVWARIREEAQEGLEREPLLGGMFHSSILHHRTLEQALAFRLSQKLASAEMSEQILREIMDEAHADDPSLGEAARADIVATFERDPACNRFMKPLLYFKGFQAVQAYRISHWLCQQGRADFASLFQMRASECFGVDIHPGAQIGKGIMIDHAHSIVIGETAVVGDNVSMLHSVTLGGTGKSDGDRHPKIGNGVLIGAGAKVLGNIHVGDCARVAAGSVVLEDVPARKTVAGIPARIVGEAGCAQPSLTMDQLFNGEI